From a region of the Lactuca sativa cultivar Salinas chromosome 4, Lsat_Salinas_v11, whole genome shotgun sequence genome:
- the LOC111890702 gene encoding 7-deoxyloganetin glucosyltransferase, with amino-acid sequence MSFINTLEKPGEKPHAVCIPFPAQGHINPMLNLSKLLYSTGFHITFVNSEYNQQRLIKSQRSRSLPSFQFQTIPDGLPPSENLDVTQDIPSLLRSTSETCLTPFKELLLKLNNTVGAPPVSCIVSDGVMSFTLEAAEELGIPNVLFWTTSASGFLAYTHYITLLEKGLIPLKNSVDLTNGYLETAVDCIQSMKGIRLRDIPSFIRTTDPEDFVINFVIRETNRAKKASAIILNTFYELEQEVLDELSLIYPPVYTIGPLNNMAKVFDSEDLQLLSSSLWKEEPECLEWLDSQALKSVVYVNFGSITVMTQEQLVEFSWGLANSKHKFLWVIRPDLVRGDSKVLQDEFLEETKNRGLLASWCPQEKVLNHPSVGGFLTHSGWNSTLESISSGVPMICWPFFAEQQTNCWCCCNRWGIGMEIDSDVDRKEVEKLVNVLMVEEKGKEMKRMAMGWKEKADSVASRRTLESLINQVLLPGVRQFI; translated from the exons ATGTCATTCATAAATACATTAGAAAAACCTGGTGAAAAACCACATGCAGTATGCATACCATTTCCAGCCCAAGGACACATAAACCCAATGCTTAACCTATCCAAACTCCTCTATTCCactggttttcatataacatttGTCAATTCCGAATACAACCAACAACGCCTGATAAAATCTCAGAGGTCTCGCAGCCTCCCATCTTTTCAATTTCAAACCATTCCCGATGGCCTCCCCCCTTCCGAAAACCTTGATGTTACACAAGATATCCCCTCTTTGTTGAGGTCCACCTCTGAAACCTGCCTAACCCCATTCAAGGAGCTACTTTTGAAACTTAACAATACCGTTGGGGCACCTCCGGTGAGTTGTATAGTTTCAGATGGAGTAATGAGCTTCACGCTTGAAGCAGCAGAAGAACTGGGTATTCCTAATGTTCTTTTTTGGACGACTAGTGCTTCTGGCTTCCTGGCTTATACACACTATATCACCCTCTTAGAAAAGGGGCTCATTCCGCTAAAAA ATTCAGTTGATTTAACCAATGGGTATTTAGAAACAGCGGTAGATTGCATACAGAGCATGAAAGGAATCCGCCTAAGGGACATCCCCAGCTTCATTAGAACTACAGATCCGGAAGATTTCGTTATTAATTTCGTTATCCGAGAAACTAACAGAGCTAAAAAAGCATCCGCAATCATCCTCAACACCTTTTACGAGCTAGAGCAGGAGGTTTTAGATGAGCTTTCTTTGATCTATCCTCCTGTTTACACCATCGGGCCATTAAATAACATGGCAAAAGTTTTTGACAGCGAGGATTTGCAGTTGCTGAGTTCGAGTCTTTGGAAAGAAGAGCCTGAGTGCCTAGAATGGCTCGACTCTCAAGCATTAAAATCCGTTGTTTACGTGAATTTTGGAAGCATAACTGTGATGACACAAGAACAACTAGTAGAGTTCTCATGGGGACTTGCTAATAGTAAGCATAAGTTTTTATGGGTGATACGACCAGACCTTGTACGTGGAGACTCCAAAGTGCTGCAGGATGAGTTCCTGGAGGAAACAAAGAACAGGGGGTTGCTGGCAAGTTGGTGTCCACAAGAAAAAGTTCTGAATCATCCATCGGTGGGAGGGTTTCTGACACACAGTGGGTGGAACTCAACTCTGGAGAGTATATCAAGTGGTGTCCCGATGATATGTTGGCCGTTTTTTGCTGAACAACAGACAAACTGTTGGTGTTGTTGTAACCGATGGGGCATCGGAATGGAGATCGACAGTGACGTCGACAGAAAAGAAGTTGAAAAACTTGTGAATGTCCTAATGGTTGAAGAGAAAGGTAAAGAGATGAAAAGAATGGCAATGGGTTGGAAGGAAAAGGCGGATTCTGTGGCATCTCGCCGGACCTTGGAGAGCTTGATCAACCAAGTGCTTCTTCCCGGCGTCCGCCAATTCATATAG